A stretch of the Tachysurus vachellii isolate PV-2020 chromosome 26, HZAU_Pvac_v1, whole genome shotgun sequence genome encodes the following:
- the LOC132840781 gene encoding histone H2AX, giving the protein MSGRGKTGGKARAKAKTRSSRAGLQFPVGRVHRLLRKGNYAERVGAGAPVYLAAVLEYLTAEILELAGNAARDNKKTRIIPRHLQLAVRNDEELNKLLGGVTIAQGGVLPNIQAVLLPKKTGQAAPSSGKAGKKSASQSQEY; this is encoded by the coding sequence ATGTCTGGAAGAGGCAAAACCGGAGGAAAAGCCCGCGCTAAGGCCAAGACTCGCAGCTCCCGCGCTGGTCTTCAGTTCCCCGTCGGTCGTGTGCACCGTCTCCTTCGTAAAGGAAACTACGCTGAGAGAGTTGGTGCTGGTGCTCCTGTGTATCTGGCCGCCGTCCTCGAGTATTTGACCGCTGAAATTCTGGAGTTGGCTGGTAACGCAGCCAGGGACAATAAGAAGACCCGAATCATCCCTCGGCATCTGCAGCTTGCTGTCCGTAACGACGAAGAGTTGAACAAACTGCTTGGCGGAGTGACTATCGCTCAGGGCGGCGTGTTGCCCAACATCCAGGCGGTGCTGCTGCCCAAAAAGACCGGCCAGGCCGCGCCAAGCTCCGGCAAGGCGGGAAAGAAAAGCGCTTCTCAGTCCCAAGAATATTAA